The Hypanus sabinus isolate sHypSab1 unplaced genomic scaffold, sHypSab1.hap1 scaffold_322, whole genome shotgun sequence genome includes a window with the following:
- the LOC132388418 gene encoding gastrula zinc finger protein xLCGF3.1-like has product MAHQRVHTRERPFTCSDCGKGFTQSSQLLRHQSVHTGDRPFNCSLCGKGFTSAYKILRHQSVHTGERPFTCSDCGKGFTSSYQLLRHQSVHTGEWPFTCSDCGKRFTELSRLKIHQRVHTGERPFTCSDCGKGFAQSSQLKVHQRVHTGERPFTCSDCGKGFTSSSLLKVHQRVHTGEKPFTCLDCGKAFTSSAHLLRHQQRVHTGEKPFTCSICGKGFTSSYKLLKHRSVHTREWPFTCSDCGKGFTELPQLKIHQRVHTGEKPFTCSDCGKGFTQLSQLKAHQSVHTGEWPITCSDCGKGFASSSHLKIHQRVHTGERPFTCSDCGKGFSSSSHLKVHQRVHTGERPFTCSDCGKGFTQSSILKTHQRLHTG; this is encoded by the coding sequence atggctcaccagcgagttcacactcgggagcggccgttcacctgctcagactgtgggaaaggattcactcagtcatctcagttactgagacaccagtcagttcacactggggacaggccattcaactgctcgctctgcgggaagggattcacttccgCATATAAgatactgagacaccagtcagttcacactggggagaggccattcacctgctcagactgtgggaagggattcacttcatcatatcagctactgagacaccagtcagttcacaccggagagtggccgttcacctgctcagactgtgggaagcgattcactgaaTTATCtcgactgaagatacatcagcgagttcacactggagagaggccgttcacctgctcagattgtgggaagggatttgctcagtcatctcaactgaaggtacatcagcgagttcacactggggaaaggccgttcacctgctcggactgtgggaagggattcacttcatcatctctactgaaggtacatcagcgagttcacactggggagaagccattcacctgcttggactgtggcAAGGCATTCACTTCATCAGCTCACTTACTGAGACACCAGCAGCGAGTTCACAcgggggagaagccattcacctgctcaatctgtgggaaaggattcacttcgtcatatAAGTTACTGAAACACCGGTCAGTTCACACCagagagtggccgttcacctgctcagactgcgggaagggattcaccgaaTTACCTCAActtaagatacatcagcgagttcacactggagagaagcctttcacctgctcggactgtgggaaaggattcactcagttatctcaactgaaggcacaccagagcgttcacaccggagagtggccaatcacctgctcggactgcgggaagggattcgcttcgtcatcccatctgaagatacatcagcgagttcacactggagagaggccgttcacctgctcagactgtgggaagggtttctcTTCGTCATCccacctgaaggtacatcagcgagttcacactggggagaggccgttcacttgctcagactgtgggaaaggattcactcagtcatccatcctaaagacacaccagcgacttcacactgggtag